The nucleotide sequence agtgtttaagcgtgtgcttgaggtctaaacctggcggttctgtggttgtgagctagtgaacttcatcgatctaatgaatctggaagcGCTTGAATCGACCTGGATTAACTGAGTTTCTTGGGAtatagcgcatccccttttatagatgaaggggatggctttacaagtgagagggagagagtacgtatgcttctaaaccttgttgcccacaccggttagtataggatgatggtaggcgcccacactACTGTTGGATgttggatgcatgtgggaggttgcgtcgtatTGTTCGCGTATGGCatatgtcggtacctgctatactgttgatgcctagaggcatgtgaggagtttcaccatgttcactcggtacagtaaatgccggcgcccataacactgtcgatgcctagaggcatgtggggggccttactgtatgggagttaatggcgcccacaatactatagggaaaatgtcggcgcctacaacactgtttgtgtcatgGAGGTTACAGAGTACTatttctgtaggtgtacagggtacggtgcctggtatcgtggtttgacttgtgcgccttgccttgctttcctcatttgttccctggtcctttccgagcgagcgtcccaaatcggttggtcccagtcggctctggttgcgccagttggagaagagcagtgagcaggggtttttGCATACTCTAGTCGGAGATGTGGGGTCAGTGTTGGAGGTAgtactttggccaggccttctggtcgaagaggcCGTCTAGAGGCGGGCTAGTGACCGAAGTaagcgctctggtcggagaggtgggccagagtcgaaaTACGGGTGCcgctcctccttggccagaccttccggttggTGATTGGagcgcccttctggcctattgttcaGATACTTGGGCTGGCCCGCGAGTTGCACGGTGTCTGCTTGGGCAGAGCCtctgttgggaagccagtccgcaagggaccctaggtttatgaacccgataggaggaaagccTTCCAGCCGGCTAGATAGCCAGCTTCTATTGATGCTTTAACTAGGTAGTGAGGTTCTCCTATTTAGGTAGAGAAGATTATTAGAGGTGGGTGCCTTAACTAGCCAGCTTCTATTGATGCTTTAATAGAGGAGGGCATCCTAAACTGCCCACCTCTATTAATCAAGAGTTAACAGAGGTAGCTAGCTCAAGGCATCTATCTCTGTGAAGGCAAGTGTGGGGGTATGCCCCCCGGTATCCtcatgacaagacatgggccgcaccatcataGGTGGCCagtcccacaagatcaaggcgtgcacggcgctgctcggcgtgcaccgcaagacattgtatagtaccaaataggatactttacttgtaaccctgcccctctagactatataaggagaggcaggggtcccctagcagatatgatccatcaagatctatctactacatctcaatacaatacaccaaagatacaggacgtagggtattacgtcgatcagacggcccgaacctatctaaatcgttgtctctgtgccttgtgtcaccatctggttcctaattacgcgtacctccaccgacaaatctaccatcgtaggatacccctcggtgaaATGCCgagcatattttgtcgacagttagcgcaccaggtaggggtgtgcgcttgatccatggcgagccagatggacctcaaatcaacagcacgttctcgtcatcaatctcgtggagatccatgccggtccacgacgatgattcatcgctggctacgccAGCCCCCACGACAgtagatctgatctcggaaccacctctgaggtcgtcttcaccaacaactcaccgcctacTAGCTGCTCGCCATCAATGCCGACCAGATATCGTCATAcaccgccgaccagacgctccatccaaagctaagtcatgctttaatattttcctaaatattctccaatctccgtatatcgccatgatgtttcttcgagctattttctccatatttgctctccaaacgattttccaaacCCCCAAACactcctgttgatgctcggatgcctccagagacggccctgtctccggcttctctctacacgtgcacgagcgtctgccctctatgttatgggtggtcggcagcggctccttggtcacgcatgttcctcctacacgtgcacaagctctgcgctcgatgttatggactatgggctagctagggctggagactcagctacacactaactgttcgggcggtttatattaaacataaatatattttcacgccaactgatcgccgaactgcatatgtcgtttcatcaccattgctgatttttctctagagttcatttatttttacatcatgtactacccgctctacatgtttgtattgcaggatcatcatccaggtgatcggatcacctggtgctcgggcttctccactgatcaactggttggaccactcgattcatggactccatcgccgaccagttgatcggactgttcgccagtCGCTTCTACTTAATGCTCACTTTGCTGCccaccagttgaccagactgttcgtcgctcgtgcttcatcgctagctacgccggttactccccagcactcggattcttcgtgctcgaggactaagtgggcacacttcaccgcacggacgtcgtcagctacgtcggtgctcggacctcgccacctatgcccaggactcctcggtgcttggacctcgccgcctacgccgaggactccttggcgctcggacatcgccagcttcgccggggactcctcggtgctcggacatcgccgcctatgccggggacttctccctcctcggtgctcggacatggctagcgatgctggggactccttgctcctcagtgctcggtcatcgccagcgacgtcggggactccttgctcctcggtgctcggtcatcgccagcgacaccggggactcctcgctccttggtgctcgaacatcaccgcctacaccggggactcctcgctccttggtgctcagtcatcaccagcgacgccgagaactcctcgttccttggtgctcggtcatcgccagcgatgctggggactcctcgctcctcggtgcttggtcatcgccagcgacgccggggactcctcactccttggttcTTGGATctcaccgcctacgccgaggactccttggcgctcagacatcgccagcttcatcggggactcctcggtgctcggacatcgccgcctacgccggggactcctccctccttggtgctcggacatcgctagcgacgctggggactcctcgctctttggtgctcggtcatcgccagggacgccgaggactcctcactcctcggtgctcggacatcgccgcctacactggggactcctcgctccttggtgctcggtcatcgccagcgacgccggggactcctcgctcctcggtgctcggtcatcgccagcgacaccgaggactcctcgctcctcggtgctcggacatcgccgcctacgccgaggactcctcgctcctcgatgctcggtcatcgccagcgacgccagggactccttattcctcggtgctcggacatcgccagcgacgccgaggactcctcgctccttggtgctcggacatcaccgcctacgccggggactcctcgcttctcggtgctcgaacatcgccagcgacgccggggactcctcgctcctcggtgctcggtcatcgccagtgacgccggggactcctcggtgctcccttggtggccggatcttgctatgtctcgtcgatgtgctatcaagctgctccatgctgttcggatcagggtgctgattttgggcagcacgtctggggtcttgatacgcgcatgtcagacaacgtcggcaagctttcagacttctttgaccctgctacaagattcattcttcatcttccagcaggctcggggactaagtgggcacacttcaccttgtggtgaatgtgcttgttctcatctcgaggctacgcccggggactggttgtctgctcggctggtcttctactttctgaccctggcaccatgcgactacgtcacctactgtcaggctcggggactagctgtgggggtatgccccccggtatcctcatgacaagacatgggccacaccatcgtaggtggcccagcccacaagatcaaggcgtgcacggcgctgctcggcgtgcaccgcaagacattgtatagtaccaaatatgatactttacttgtaaccctgcccctccagactatataaggagaggtaggggtcccctagcggatacgatccatcaagatctatctactacatcttaatacaatacaccaaagacgtaggacatagggtattacgtcgatcagacggcccgaacctgtctaaatcgctgtctctgcgccttgtgtcaccatctggttcctgattacgcgcacctccaccgacaaatctaccatcgcgggatacccctcggtggactgccgagcatattttgtcgacagcaAGCCTTTCCTGTAGGCGCTCCTCTCATTAATAGAGACAATGTCTATTTGTGTTCGCCTCTGTTATAATCCAAAGTCTTATCtcctaaaataaaatttgtagtaGTGTCCTCTAGCCGTGGTGCCTCCTCCCGCATGCTGGCCAAGTGGCCAGTCCTTGGCCACACTCGGACACCCCTCATCCAGGCGATGCCCAATGGCGGACACAACCATTAGCGGCCAAGACTAGTTGTGGCCTACCAGAAGGGGATAGGAGCGGTTAGGTGGTGGCAAGGACAGCAGGTGGAGGCGGGCGGCGAGGCGTCTACATGGCGGGGAGGCGGCACTGAGGACAACTAGGAGAGGGGACATGGCTGGCACGGGGAGGTGGCGCTGAGGTGGGCGGGGAGGCAGGCGAGCGGTGATGCGCGAAAGAGAAAAGatgagagagaaggagaaacagagagagaaagaacgcCGAGTGTGCCAGCTTGTTAGACCTCGGTGCCAAGACCCACGGTGCCGAGATCTACaacccgagctcggcgccaagatctaccaTACCAATCTCGGCGCTAAGATCTAcaacgccgagctcggcgccaagatccgtGTCGACGCCACACAGGCAGCCACGCCTACAGGGGCCTCGATCCTCAGCGCCATGGCCCACGGCGaagagacgtgttacctcggcgccgtGGGTCACGGTGCCGACTCCCTGGGTCCAAAAACGCCACGGCGCCGACTCCTTGGGTCCAAAAACGGAAATAAGACGCCCAAGGGTCTAAATATGAAAagtttgcaaaaaaaaaggcTAAGATAAAAAAAATAGCACATTTTTCTTACTGCTCTAGTTTGTTCCATGTCATTTACCACCGCTTTGGTGGTCTATAATATGCATTATGAGGATTCTCTTACAGTGGTGTCGTGTAATTCTCTTTTTCTCTTGAGGAAACACTTGCTACGGTATGTTCTGATAATAAAATTTCGGGTCCGCTGGCGTTATCATTGCCAAACCGGTAGTGACATTATCATTATTGGTCGGTGACATATTCAGCAGTTGTACATTGAAGCCACGAACCAGCAGGGGTCGATTCCAAATCAACTGGCAGCGTTGCTTGTTTTGTAGTATATATATAGGCTACTCAAAAAGAAAATCTGAATCCACTAAGAAATAGtaaaacatttaaaacttcattgAGAAATAACTTTTACATTAATTACACGACACCACTATAAGAGAATCCTCATAATGCATATTATAGACCACCAAAGCGGTGGTAAATGACATGAAACAAACTAGAGCAGTAAGAAAAATGTGCTATTTTTTTTTTATCttagcctttttttttttgcaaactttTCATATTTAGACTCCTGGGCGTCTTATTTCCGTTTTTGGACCCAAGGCGAGTTAATGTTTATTTAGCACATATATCGCCAAAGACCAGAGAGTCTCGTCTCGCGTACAAAGTACAGTACTAGACAGAATTAAAGCTCACTGAAAAACAAAGGAAGCACGCGATGAAATCGAAAGaataaagaaaacaaaaacaGAGCAGATTCCATGGAGCTGAGTTCACATGTCCTGCTCCTGCtgggtgagagtgagagtgagaccCAGATACTCCGCCGTGAGAGGCTTGAAGATGCCGTCGgactccagcgccgccgccagctGTGGCCATATGTAGGCGCTGACGAGCCAGGAGCCGTCGCCTCCGGGCCGCGCCATGACAGATAGGAAAGACGCGCAAAACCTCACGGAATCTGCGGAGACGACGGGCATCGCCATCGTAGCCTGGCCGAAGCCGAAATCGGCGTCGTGCGGGAACGTGGTCATCACCGATTGGTTCAGCGTCGGGGCGCCGACGCCGATGAGGGTCGCCTCCATCAGTCCTTCTGCCTTGTGCACCTCCACCAAGTCCACCATCTCCTGTACCAACTCGTCGTAGTCCACAGACGTGATGGCGTCCCGCACCATGGCCGCCACCTCCGCCAGCGGCTTCCGCGTCACCTCCACCGCGGGCGCGTCGCCCAGGGTATAGGTCGTTACGTTCCCCAGGTAGTTGGGCATCACCGCGGCGAGCTTAGGTGCCGTGAGCCGCCGCCGCGCGCTCACCCACCACCCCATGCGGCAATGCTCCTTGGGCGCGCTGCGGGGCGACGCGGCCACGACATCGGCCAGCGCCTTCCACAGGTACGCGGACAGCGCCTCGACGCGAGTCGGCCGCCGCTTGGCCCCCGTGGTGCTCGCCGCCTTGTCGCGCAGCGCGGCGATGTCACTCGCCTCAACGTAGTAGAGGCGGTCCACCAAGCTAGCATCTGCCGTCAGGGCGTTGGGCAGGCGCCGCTCGTCGTACGTCGTGAAGATGGCCGCGACGGAGTCGCGGTACCACGGCGGGCTGCGGGGCCGGAACACCCAGCGGTCATGGTTGAGTGGCCCCCCGTCGATCTCTCCGGTTCGCACGAGCCGGGACCACGTATTGACGATCGTGGCGCCCACGTGGCCGTCGCCGACGAGGTGGTTTATCCACCACATGACAGAGAAGCCCCCGCATGCAAAGGACAGCACCTGCACCGACAGGAGGACGTCCTTGGGGAACGGGAGCACCATCTTCTTCAGGGAGTCCTTGGCTGAGCCGTAGTTCAGGCTCCCCAGGGCGACGCCGACCTCACCGACCACAAGCTCTGCGCCTTGGTTGTGGCAGTGGAGCTCGGGGAGGCCCGAGCTTGGGTTGGTGACGAGGCGCCCGGCGAATGGGTACAGGTAGTTGAGCAAGGACGGCAAGAGGGCCTCGAACAAGGTGGGGATGCGGGGGctgaagccgccgccgccgccggcgttgGGGTAGACGCACAGCGTGCCGATTTGTGAGTCGCTGACGTAGAGGTCGAGATTGGAGAGGGACAAAACATGCGGCTGGATGGAAGCGTCCGAGGCCTTCACCAGCCGGCGGCTAACCACGCGGATGCTCATCGGGTCCTTAGCTGCCGTGGTAGCCATAGTTATGCCGCTACGACGACCTAGCTACAAGAAACAAGTGCATTGCGTTGGCCATCTCCAGCAACGTATATTTATAGGGCGTCTCTCCTCCTTGTTCAGACGGCTCTatcaataatttttttttttaaatggtaTTCACCAACCACCCGTCTCTAAAATTATATTTTTAGAGACTGTTATTGTTTTTAGCCGCCTTTAAAATTGTCTTTTTATTTTTAGAGACAGCTGGGAACAGAACCGCCTCTAGAAAGATAGTTTGTGGAGGTAATTAGCTAGGCTTTTCAACCGTCTCTAGAAACAGAGGCATTTCTAGAGGCGGCGAGCATCCCATCGTCACTACAAATCGATTTCTAGAGACAGTCATAAATATGACCCACCTCTAAGAAAAGATGTAGcaaaaaaatcataactttttcgtATTAAGTCGGACAAAGACAAACCTTATATAAAAGTAGTACAGCTCAAAGAGATTTAACAACTTTGTTGCTAAAGACTTTtcatttaaaattgtttagggacccaaatttTGATTTAAGTTcttatatttttatttaaaaaatcaAATGACATTGGATGGAGAGACATCCTAAACCAATGTTGTGGTGCTCGACTAGATCTAAACTTTGCAGTTCAAACACCttttatttaaaattgtttaagGCCGAAATAATGCATCCAGAATTCGTAAAAAGCAAATACTATAGGATTGCATCCTATATTTAGTCACAACTGACTATGTTATACGGTCGGGACTGCAACTCCGGAGGTGGGTCACGGGTGTTTGGATCCCCTGGACTAAACTTTAATCCCTGTTACATCAGATGTTTGGATACTaattaggagtattaaatatagactaattgcaTAAGCCGTGGCTAAttcgtgagacgaatctattaagcctaactaatacaTGAATAGtgaatgtgatgctacagtaaatatatgttagtcatggattaattagacttaataaattcgtctcatgaATTAGTCACggcttatgcaattagttttataattatctcatgtttagtcctcctaattgatatccaaacattcgatgtgatagggactAATTTTTAGTCCCTGGATCAAACACCCCTCGGAGGAAGAATGTGCTACACGAGTTCGGCTTCTTCTTAAGTCTATTCTTGGGGCCATCCTTCCCTGGTGAGCTCTGTGTAAGGCAACCCGAGGCAACAGATGAGTCTCTGTGCAAGCACGGGTACTCAGGCCAGTGTAGCCGGATACAATGTCAAAACGGCTCTACAAAACCATCTAGGTCATTTAAACAATATTAGATGCTCTAATAACTATAATATTAGATTTTATAGTTGATGCGTTATATAGTCAACCCTTGATATGTTAAGGGGGACTTTTTTCTACTGTTTGCTGACTCACTGCCATGTCAACACTCATATAATATGCCATGTCAATGAAACCGCTTTCAAAAACACCTTCAAAAC is from Miscanthus floridulus cultivar M001 chromosome 7, ASM1932011v1, whole genome shotgun sequence and encodes:
- the LOC136464894 gene encoding coniferyl alcohol acyltransferase-like → MATTAAKDPMSIRVVSRRLVKASDASIQPHVLSLSNLDLYVSDSQIGTLCVYPNAGGGGGFSPRIPTLFEALLPSLLNYLYPFAGRLVTNPSSGLPELHCHNQGAELVVGEVGVALGSLNYGSAKDSLKKMVLPFPKDVLLSVQVLSFACGGFSVMWWINHLVGDGHVGATIVNTWSRLVRTGEIDGGPLNHDRWVFRPRSPPWYRDSVAAIFTTYDERRLPNALTADASLVDRLYYVEASDIAALRDKAASTTGAKRRPTRVEALSAYLWKALADVVAASPRSAPKEHCRMGWWVSARRRLTAPKLAAVMPNYLGNVTTYTLGDAPAVEVTRKPLAEVAAMVRDAITSVDYDELVQEMVDLVEVHKAEGLMEATLIGVGAPTLNQSVMTTFPHDADFGFGQATMAMPVVSADSVRFCASFLSVMARPGGDGSWLVSAYIWPQLAAALESDGIFKPLTAEYLGLTLTLTQQEQDM